A stretch of Fibrobacter succinogenes DNA encodes these proteins:
- a CDS encoding patatin-like phospholipase family protein, translated as MFPIPLGWLKKAFLLSVAVSVSAYVAPALAAHSADETLLSAMQLVPDSLQAKKTKSVLYLGGGERSPWFHLGALYALEEYKIPVDSIVATSWGAWMGALWSLGVSIDDIQRLMMDPYVVEHLGVNSIHAKTEHDAFSLPVSVSGPPSFRERFSFYADTAGNVYRSMHALVPDTASIERSLSRLRFEESLYRQHGSYRIPITLMTCDSVIENPLYADIVNSLPLAGNENSGELCPYLTFPESKKTQEASIIVVADPVRYELEGNAELRTLKKQVLSKLGDVQGVFVRAHSIRDTSRKSMIQAGFSSVEHALREIIPIVDGRREYSDKQKSEAWFEFNPVFDSLSSEHHSSVLSYWNPQDTGFAAPANFAYSIASKVPYDTITFNMQPDGGLLIDVGVHPTMDVAVGGFGSNIIGANAYGEVTLNYVNQMEIALTLAGFYGTTSYGFRPRLEISNLINRRWKFGFGYDFMKLRYLKAFENDNVPGSNRFEYEMRNDLFLSAKYAIDKNQSVEVKFLFGDREFELSPKAIPQVDFWDDEIVDTSTNYETSPVTQTVHYSLLNGEDDPWFASKGYAANAYLGMNLVGFGFHQRGPIYGVYSFDGRFSYAPTRNTSVTVGAAMGFDAYRDGHFRFPKNFDNTAMEDRFRLHIAATPWSNDWLDPELSTHGYALLRVNGGVHRNGFGAWLSLAYVHDFEDKSTAKLNSNKFVIEPALRYKYRSFTVYAGLNRIVDTETFGDIKRIKNYRYFIRIGDCSLF; from the coding sequence ATGTTTCCAATCCCGCTAGGTTGGCTTAAAAAAGCTTTTTTGCTGTCGGTGGCCGTTTCGGTTTCCGCTTATGTGGCGCCTGCGCTGGCGGCACATTCCGCTGATGAAACGCTCTTGAGCGCTATGCAACTGGTACCCGATTCGCTACAGGCGAAAAAGACAAAGTCTGTGCTTTACCTTGGCGGGGGAGAACGCTCTCCGTGGTTTCATTTGGGCGCTTTGTATGCATTAGAAGAATACAAGATTCCTGTTGATTCTATTGTTGCTACATCGTGGGGCGCTTGGATGGGAGCTTTGTGGTCGCTGGGAGTGTCGATTGACGATATCCAGCGTTTGATGATGGATCCGTATGTCGTTGAGCATTTGGGGGTCAACTCGATTCATGCAAAGACGGAACATGATGCTTTTAGTCTTCCCGTTTCTGTAAGTGGTCCTCCATCGTTTCGTGAGCGATTCTCGTTTTATGCGGATACTGCGGGGAATGTTTATCGCAGCATGCATGCGCTTGTTCCCGATACAGCATCTATCGAACGGTCTCTATCGCGTCTTCGCTTTGAGGAATCCCTTTACCGCCAGCATGGATCATATCGTATCCCCATTACGCTCATGACATGCGATAGTGTTATTGAAAATCCGTTGTATGCAGATATTGTGAATTCGCTTCCGCTTGCGGGCAATGAAAATTCTGGAGAACTTTGTCCGTACTTGACGTTCCCGGAATCTAAAAAAACGCAAGAAGCTTCGATTATTGTTGTTGCAGACCCTGTACGCTATGAACTAGAAGGTAATGCCGAATTGCGTACGCTCAAGAAACAGGTCTTGTCGAAATTAGGTGATGTTCAGGGCGTTTTTGTAAGGGCTCATTCCATTCGCGATACTTCTCGCAAGTCCATGATTCAGGCGGGTTTCTCGTCAGTGGAACATGCACTGCGCGAAATTATTCCTATTGTGGATGGTCGTAGGGAATATTCCGACAAGCAAAAATCTGAAGCTTGGTTTGAATTCAATCCGGTGTTTGATAGCCTTTCTTCGGAACATCATTCGTCTGTGCTGTCTTACTGGAATCCTCAAGATACGGGCTTTGCCGCTCCGGCAAATTTTGCTTATTCGATTGCTTCCAAGGTTCCGTACGATACGATTACGTTCAATATGCAGCCCGATGGCGGGCTATTGATTGATGTGGGCGTGCATCCGACTATGGATGTTGCTGTAGGTGGTTTTGGCTCGAACATCATTGGTGCAAATGCTTATGGCGAGGTGACGCTGAACTATGTGAACCAGATGGAAATTGCGTTGACGCTTGCCGGTTTTTACGGGACAACCTCTTATGGTTTCCGACCGCGCCTAGAAATTTCGAATCTGATTAATCGTCGTTGGAAGTTTGGCTTTGGCTATGACTTTATGAAACTCCGCTATTTAAAAGCGTTTGAAAACGATAACGTTCCAGGTTCTAATCGCTTTGAATACGAAATGCGTAACGATCTTTTCTTGTCGGCAAAGTATGCAATTGACAAAAATCAATCCGTTGAAGTCAAGTTCTTATTTGGTGACCGTGAATTTGAATTGTCGCCCAAAGCGATTCCGCAAGTAGATTTTTGGGATGATGAAATTGTTGATACTAGCACGAACTATGAGACAAGTCCAGTGACACAAACTGTCCATTATTCACTGTTGAATGGTGAAGATGATCCGTGGTTTGCGTCAAAGGGCTATGCCGCCAATGCCTATCTTGGCATGAACTTGGTTGGTTTCGGGTTCCATCAAAGAGGCCCGATTTATGGCGTTTATTCTTTTGATGGAAGGTTCTCTTATGCTCCAACTCGAAATACTTCGGTGACAGTCGGCGCGGCGATGGGCTTTGATGCTTATCGTGATGGGCACTTCAGGTTCCCCAAGAATTTTGATAATACGGCAATGGAAGACCGATTCCGCTTGCATATTGCTGCAACACCATGGTCCAACGACTGGCTTGATCCAGAATTGTCCACACACGGGTATGCATTGCTTCGTGTGAATGGTGGCGTTCACCGCAACGGCTTTGGCGCTTGGCTTTCTTTGGCGTATGTCCATGATTTCGAAGATAAATCGACAGCGAAACTGAATTCCAATAAGTTTGTGATTGAACCTGCGTTGCGCTATAAGTACCGCTCGTTTACGGTCTACGCAGGGCTCAATCGCATAGTCGATACAGAAACATTTGGCGATATCAAACGGATAAAAAATTACCGATACTTTATCCGTATCGGCGACTGTAGTCTGTTTTAG
- a CDS encoding ATPase, T2SS/T4P/T4SS family: MASEIESLLEYALSVGASDLIVTEGAPSAVRFAGRVCAIPDSPAFPFGSLLEFLGSLDGESGSFVGGPWLNTKWRVKYFREALGNAAIFRPLMAECPEFSSLGAPAALDNLLGLSSGLVIFAGPACSGKTVTATSYVSAMCQSGMLRFCDLDAGRELPVKTGESLALVNTVGSISEKLEQGLRSGTDLFWVGDFDSSALIPVLSAAEAGALVVMNVTAGNAVGVVDALISSVPSEKRDLVRTLLAAALKAVVVQRLLPAAQEGAVVPPAWEILFNTQKVASFIRSGDHFKIPSIMEASSSEGMLLMDNCLAEYVRSGIVTSEEAGRYVSNPARLA, from the coding sequence ATGGCATCAGAAATTGAATCTCTTTTGGAATATGCCTTGAGTGTCGGGGCGAGTGACTTGATTGTGACCGAAGGGGCGCCTTCGGCGGTCCGCTTTGCGGGGCGTGTTTGCGCTATTCCCGATTCTCCCGCGTTCCCGTTTGGTTCGTTGCTTGAATTTTTGGGTTCGCTTGATGGTGAATCGGGGTCGTTTGTCGGTGGCCCTTGGCTGAACACCAAATGGCGCGTGAAGTATTTTCGCGAAGCTTTGGGTAATGCGGCGATTTTCCGCCCGTTGATGGCTGAATGCCCTGAGTTCTCGTCTTTGGGGGCTCCGGCGGCGCTTGATAATTTACTGGGACTCAGTTCTGGCTTGGTTATTTTTGCTGGCCCGGCTTGCTCTGGAAAAACGGTAACGGCGACATCGTATGTTTCGGCAATGTGCCAGTCCGGAATGCTCCGGTTCTGCGATTTGGATGCTGGGCGCGAGCTGCCTGTAAAAACTGGCGAAAGCCTTGCGCTTGTGAATACTGTTGGCTCTATCTCCGAAAAATTGGAACAGGGCCTTCGCAGTGGTACCGATCTTTTCTGGGTAGGCGATTTCGATAGTTCCGCCTTGATCCCCGTATTGAGTGCTGCTGAGGCTGGTGCTTTGGTTGTCATGAATGTGACGGCAGGTAATGCGGTGGGCGTTGTCGATGCGCTTATTTCGTCCGTGCCTTCAGAAAAACGAGACCTTGTCCGTACGTTGCTTGCTGCGGCTCTTAAGGCTGTTGTTGTCCAGAGATTGCTTCCGGCGGCACAAGAGGGCGCTGTTGTTCCTCCGGCTTGGGAAATCCTCTTTAATACGCAAAAAGTGGCATCTTTTATACGCAGTGGAGATCATTTCAAGATTCCGTCTATCATGGAAGCTTCTTCTTCTGAAGGAATGCTCTTGATGGATAATTGCCTTGCAGAATATGTTCGCTCTGGCATTGTGACGTCCGAAGAGGCAGGTCGTTATGTTTCCAATCCCGCTAGGTTGGCTTAA